The following is a genomic window from Onthophagus taurus isolate NC chromosome 1, IU_Otau_3.0, whole genome shotgun sequence.
tctttatattgcATGTAATGAGATCTAAATCAGGAGATTTCTGAGCAAGCAAAGGTAAATTCCGTTCTGATTCAATCTAGATTTTTATCAACAAATCAGTTTCAAGTCTTTCATGCACAATACCAGATGTGTCCAattcttatattttaaataagattttttaataaaaaattaattgtaaaaggtgattaaaaaaataagatttttaagtaagacttttaatttattcttgatacatttttaatacaattttaagtCAATTTAAGAAGTTATCCCCGTGCGAATGGAGCTTCAGCGttagtaattaaataaaaatctccGGTAAGTGTATGATCAGTAAATTCCCCCAATAAGTTTTGCTCATTATTCCTGCATAATCCAAGGCGATAATTTAGAAAGCTTGAACACCGCGTGGATACAAATCCTTTACTTTTAACACCTTCGATGTAAAACCAAGCTGATCTGCTATGACTgcataaaactaaaaaaaaacaaagaagttaattattacaatactTGATTGTAATTCCTTAATTAACATTCTGAACATCCCGGTTGAATAGCTGATCCACCATTtggccaaaaatttacatgtCCAACTGAAATACTAATCCCCAATCCCAACACACCAGAATCGGTGTGAATTACATCTACTTTATTTGCATCGTTAGAATCTAAACGATTTTCCCTTGAAGCTGTTGCAAATCCTGGTCCTGCTGGATCTAATCCTGTTATTCTATCCACTTTTTTACCGGTACGTGATTGAACTGCTTTTCCTGCgaataaaacaaacaaataaacaattctaattttattttaaatcaaaattt
Proteins encoded in this region:
- the LOC111417336 gene encoding pancreatic triacylglycerol lipase-like gives rise to the protein MKIAVLFVIFVFAPPIFAEVQPEDIKYFLWNSKTSNEEVSINNYGTNLIRNVPWKILVHGWMDNIEAFWYLDAINVFVDELNANVVIIDWSEHSRQIYSTSMARVPIIGDYIAQFILGLVNLEGVDLNQVHLLGHSLGGQLTGFTGKAVQSRTGKKVDRITGLDPAGPGFATASRENRLDSNDANKVDVIHTDSGVLGLGISISVGHVNFWPNGGSAIQPGCSEFLCSHSRSAWFYIEGVKSKGFVSTRCSSFLNYRLGLCRNNEQNLLGEFTDHTLTGDFYLITNAEAPFARG